The uncultured Ilyobacter sp. nucleotide sequence CCTACTGCCATCATGAAAAATTTGACGGTTCAGGTTATCCTAGGGGGATCTCCGGGGAAGATATTCCCCTGTCTGCCAGGCTCATGACAATATCTGATATCTACGATGCCCTTATCAGCAAAAGAGTTTATAAAAAAGCATTCTCCCATGAGGAAGCTGTAAAAATAATAACAGAAGGTGATGGCAGAACTTCACCTGAGCATTTTGATCCGGACATTCTAAAGGCCTTTACTGATATACAGGATCAATTTCATAAAATATATCTCGAATTAAAAGAGGATTGATATGATTCTAAGCAAAGGAGAAAGTCCGTGAAAAAAAATATCTCTAAAAAATATTACTCTATAGCAGCTGCAATTTCTATTTCGTTCTTCGCTTTATTGTCATTTACATTTTATTCTAACATGAAGAATGAGATTTACAGCAGTAAGGTGCATGAAAGAGAGGAAACCATAGGTAAATTTCTTCACTACAGGTCTCAGACCGAAAGTTTCTTCAATGTAAATGAACATATACTAAAGGGTTATATAGCTTATTTAAAAACCCATCCTCAGGTGACGCCAGAGGAATCTGATAAATATCTTTCCAATCTAGTACAGGGGGATGGGCATTTAATTAGAAATATATCTACCATCAAAGATACAACTATAATATCAGTTTTTCCAAGGACAGGAAATGAGTCAGCTGTGGGAATTGACCTTTTGGATATCCCTCTTCAAGGGGAAAAGGTCTTAGAGGTAAAATATGAGCTCAAGCAGATTCTCCAGGGTCCAGTGGAGCTCGTACAGGGTGGAAAAGGATTTATCATAAGAATTCCCGTAGTAAATGATGAGACAGGGTACTGGGGACAGGTGAGTATAGTAATAGATGCTGACCTGTTTATAGAGAGGGCCCTTTTGGCAGAAAAGCAGGCTGGACTTCACATAGCGCTTTTTAACGACAGTACTTTTAGAGAAAATCCTTTTTTAGGAGATAGGTCAATACTTAAAAAGAACCCTATTATGCTAGACATGGAATTCAGCAATACCCTTTGGAGTGCTGCATTTATACCTATAAATGGCTGGGAAAGAGGAGATGATAAAATTGTACTGAAATTGGTTGTGTTGATTTTATTGACCTTATCAGCTTCACTGCTTCTTTACAACAATATAATTTCAAGATTCAAATTTAAAAATGAGGTGATTCATGATCACCTTACAGGACTTTATAGCAGGGCTTTCCTAGATGAGTTCTACCAGATGGCATTTGAAAAGGCCAAGAGAAATGATACCAAGGTCCTCATACTTCTCTTAGATATAAATAAATTTAAAAATATAAATGATACCTATGGACACAAGGCAGGAGACGAGGTATTGAAGCTGATCTCTGCCCAGCTACTCAAAATATGTAGAAAATCAGAGGCTGTATTTCGACTGGGAGGAGACGAGTTTCTTATTATTATCCCGGATATAGGGGATATTTCAGATGTAAAAATTATAAAAGAAAGAATAAGAAAAGCTGTCACCCTAGATTACCGTCATCAGAATAAGAAAATAAAAATTCTTTCCAGTGTAGGAAGTGCAGTTTACCCAACAGATGAAACTGACTTTGACAAACTGACACATATCGCAGATGAAGACATGTATAATCAGAAGACAAATTCAAAAGACACTAATTAAATTTTAAATAATCTTACCATCAACCTCGAAAATTTCTCGAGGTTGATTTTTTTAATTCACGAGAGAAAAATAAAGTTTAGTGGAAATTTACAGGCTATTATAAAGGATGTTTTTAAATTACTAGAATAAATCTATATACACAATGCAAAAGGAGGAAATACATGATTAGATTTTTTATAACTATATTATTTACACTGATTTTCACAGTCATCTCCTTTGGAGAAAATATAAAAGTCATAGCCACAATATTTCCAAATTATGACTTTGCCAGAAATATAGGTAAAGAAAAGGCAGAAGTTATACTTCTTTTACCACCTGGAGTAGAAGCTCACTCCTATGAGCCAACACCTAGAGATATGGTCAGGATAACTACTTCTGATATACTCCTCTATACCGGCGAGGATATGGAGCCCTGGGTTCACAGACTAGGCGGAAATCTTCCCTCCTCAGTAACTGTCTCTGACATCAGTCAGGGCATAGAGAAAATAAAAGATGATGATCACGATCATACGGACCCCCATATATGGACAGATCCAATCCTTGCAATGCAGATGGTAGACAATGTTGCCGCAGCCTTTGCAGAATCCGACCCTAAAAACAGTGAATACTATATTGAAAATGCCAAAATTTATAAAAATAAGCTTTTTAAACTGCACCAAAAGATAGAGAGGGAGCTGTCAGATATAGATAAACGAAGCCTTGTATTTTCAGGGCACATGGTATTTGGATACTTTGCCAAGAGGTATAACCTCACCTTTTTAACTCCCTACAGGAGTTTTTCTCCTGATGCAGAGCCTACTCCAAAACGTATGGCAGAACTTATAACAACTATAAAAAAACGTGGGGACTCTTATATTTATTTTGAAGAACTTATAGACCCTAAGAGTGCAAAACTTATTGCCAGTGAAACCCAGACAAAAATTCTCCTTTTACATGGTGCTCACAATCTGTCCAAAGAGGAATTTAAATCTGGGAAGGGTTACATAGATATAATGGAGGATAACCTAAAAAATTTGAAAAGAGGTCTGAAAAATGAATGATGTCATCATCTCTGTGGATAAGCTTAATATTGCCTATAACGGCGTCAGAATTCTAGAAAACATATCCTTTGATGTCACAGCAGGGGACTATATAGGGATAGTGGGGCCAAATGGGTCGGGAAAAACCACCCTTGTTAAAACCATGGTGGGGATACTAAAAAACACCGTGGGAAGTGTAAAATACCACAATATAAGTCCTGGGGAGATAGGCTATCTACCTCAGAAAAGTTTCAAGGTTGACAAGACTTTCCCAGGAAAAGTGAGGGAAGTTATCGCTTCTGGGCTCCTTGGTAAAAAGAGATTTCCAAGGTACCTTTCAAAAGAAGAATGGAAAGGTGTAGATGAACTTTTAAAAAAGCTAAAAATTGAAAAACTTGCAGATAAATCCATAGGAAACCTTTCTGGAGGTCAGCAACAAAGGGTTCTTTTGGCCAGGGCCTTAGTATCAAAACCAAGAATTTTATTTTTAGACGAGCCCACCTCTGCCCTAGACCCTAAGGTAAGAAATGAGTTCTACGAACTTTTGAAAGAGATAAACTCGAGGGATAAGGTCACAATACTATTTGTCTCCCATGATGTGGGGGGAATAGGGAAACATACCTCAAAAATGCTTTATTTAGACAGGTCTCTTGTTTTCTATGGGAACTATGATGAATTTTGCCAGTCAGATAAGATGACATCTTACTTTGGTCTAATTTCACAACATCAATTTTGCTGGAGGCATACCCATGATCATTAATGAAATAATACAGGCTCTTAGTTTCTCATTTATAAAGAGGGCAATATTGTCAGGGATATTTATCTCCCTGTCATGCTCTTTTTTAGGACCTTTTTTGGTCTTAAAAAATTTATCCCTTATAGGAGATGGTTTGGCTCACGTGGCCTTTGCCACTGTGGCCCTGGGGATAATGTTTTCCATCTCCCCTATACTGGTTTCCGTCCCATTGGTTATACTAGCCTCCTTCCTTATACTGAAACTAAACGAAAAGGCAAATATCGACGGAGATGCAGCCATCGGTCTGGTTTCCTCCCTGGCAGTTTCCCTAGGGGTGCTCATAGCCAGCTTATCCAAGGGTTTCAATGTGGATTTATTCAGCTTTCTCTTTGGAAACATCCTTATTATCACAAGGGGAGAAATTATAATGTCTGGGATACTCTGTGTTACTGTGGTCACAGGGGTGATTTTATTTTACCCTGATCTTTTTACAATAACCTATGATGAGGAGTTTGCATTGTCCCAGGGACTTAATGTCAGGCTTCTAAACCAGCTCCTTATAATACTCACATCAGTCACAATAGCCCTAGGAATAAGAATCGTAGGAACAATGCTCATTTCATCCCTAATTATATTTCCAGCTGTTACCGCACTGCAGGTGGCCAAAGGTTTCAAGAGCACCCTTGCCTTTTCTGCCCTTTTTTCCTCTACATCTGTGATTTTAGGGATTTTCACCTCTTATATATTAGATATTCCAACTGGCGCCACCATAGTTATCATAAATTCCATCTATTTTATAGGAGCCTTTGTTTTTAAGAAAATTATTTTAAAAAGATAGACGGTACTTTTTTACTGCTATATTGTTCCAAGGAAGTGAACTGTTATGATAAAAAAGACAATCACCTTGATAATGCTCACTCTTTTTGCCGCATGCGGTGAAAAAGCACAGGATGAAGCTCCCCCCAAAGAGATAAAGCCTGTAAAAACAGCTCTTATAAAAAATATCGAAATGTATAAGAGAGTGGTTGATAATTCCGATATAGAGCCTATTTCCCAGGTGGAACAGATCACAGAAAAAGGCGGGGAGATAATAAAAATAGACTTTGATAACGGAGACAGGGTAGAAAAAGGTCAGGTAATATTAACTATAAAAAATGAAACTGTCTCTTCTAGGTATTTCAGGGCAAAAGCAGATATGGAAAACAAGAAGTCTCAGATGGAAAAAACAGTAAAATTTGCAAAGGATGAGATACTAAAAAGTTATGAAGAAGCAAAATCTGCATATATCTCAGCCAAAGGAGACCTAGCTGCAGCAGAAAAAAGTTTCAACGAGAAAAAGACCACCTTTGCTGGAAATGAAGAACTTTATAAAGAGAGACTCATCTCTGAAAAAGAATACAGAGAGATCATAAGCTCCTTTGAACAGGCAAAAGTGAGATATGAATCCCTGAAAAACGGAGGAGTCAGGGAAAAAGAAGCCTCTTACCTCCTCTATAAAAAATATAAAGAGGATGAAAGCTGGAAATATGAAATATCAATGGCTAAATCCGATTACCAGCTGGCCTTGGCTGAATTTAACGCAGCTAAGAACGACTATGACGATCTCAGTGTAAAAGCAAAGATATCGGGAGTTGTCACAGATATGGATTTAGACCTTTATCAGTATATTGACGAAAAGAAGTTTCTTTTTAGCATAATTGACGATAATCTCATGAAGGTGGAGATGGGTGTCCCTGGGGAAGACATCTCAGATATTGCCATCGGTAAAAAAATAGGTGTGTTTATTCCTGATATTTCAAAGGTTATAGAGGGAAAAGTCTATGAGATAAATCCCTCAGCTAATCCAGCAACAAAAAAATTCACAGTAAAAATATCCCTAGATAACAGCGACGGCTTTTTAAAAAAAGGTATGTACTCAGAAGTAAGGTTAGAGTCAAATCCTAAAAATGTTCCTGTAGTTCCAAAGGAAGCAGTTATGATAAAAGATCTCGTAAGCTATATTGCTATTGCAGATAACAGCGAGGCAAAGGTAGTACAGATAAAAACCGGAATGGAATCTGACTCTTTTTATGAAGTTATCTCCTCTGAAGTCTCTTCAGGTGATAAGGTCATAATACAGGGACAATACCTCTTAGAAAACGGAGACAGCATCAAGGAGGTCGAATAGCATGAGAGATATACCATTAATTGCTATAAAAAAACCTGCAACTACCCTTATGCTAATTGTGACAATGATAGTTGTGGGACTTTTAAGCCTTTCACAGATGCCTGTGGCCCTTTTGCCAAATTTTAATATCCCTGTCGCCACTGTTGTGACAACCTGGTCTGGGGCATCTCCTGAGGATATGGATAAGCTTGTCACAAGAAAATTAGAAGATGCCGTATCACTGGTTGAGGGAATAAAAAACTTTTACTCTTATTCTAGCCTGGGGCTTTCACAGATAGTTATCGAGTTTGACTACGGAACTAATTCCGATGACAAGGTAGACCTTATACAGACAGAGGTAAACAAGATAAGGAGTGAACTTCCTGACGATATCAATGAACCTGTCACAGACAAGATCGATATAGGGGCCGAGACCTCTATACTGGTGGACTATATAGGGGATGACATCACCTCCCTGAGGTCAACTGCAGAAAACCTCATAAAACCCAGATTTCAAAGAGTAAAAGGAGTGGGTGACGTATCAGTTCAAGGAGGACTGGAAAAAGAGGTCCTTGTGGAATTAAATCCATACAAACTTGATTCATATAGCTTAAATGCAGTGGATATATTCAACATAATAAAACAGTCAAATATAAACATTCCCATAGGAGAGGTCAAATCCGGTGAGAAAAGCTATCTTGTAAAA carries:
- a CDS encoding diguanylate cyclase — encoded protein: MKKNISKKYYSIAAAISISFFALLSFTFYSNMKNEIYSSKVHEREETIGKFLHYRSQTESFFNVNEHILKGYIAYLKTHPQVTPEESDKYLSNLVQGDGHLIRNISTIKDTTIISVFPRTGNESAVGIDLLDIPLQGEKVLEVKYELKQILQGPVELVQGGKGFIIRIPVVNDETGYWGQVSIVIDADLFIERALLAEKQAGLHIALFNDSTFRENPFLGDRSILKKNPIMLDMEFSNTLWSAAFIPINGWERGDDKIVLKLVVLILLTLSASLLLYNNIISRFKFKNEVIHDHLTGLYSRAFLDEFYQMAFEKAKRNDTKVLILLLDINKFKNINDTYGHKAGDEVLKLISAQLLKICRKSEAVFRLGGDEFLIIIPDIGDISDVKIIKERIRKAVTLDYRHQNKKIKILSSVGSAVYPTDETDFDKLTHIADEDMYNQKTNSKDTN
- a CDS encoding zinc ABC transporter substrate-binding protein, yielding MIRFFITILFTLIFTVISFGENIKVIATIFPNYDFARNIGKEKAEVILLLPPGVEAHSYEPTPRDMVRITTSDILLYTGEDMEPWVHRLGGNLPSSVTVSDISQGIEKIKDDDHDHTDPHIWTDPILAMQMVDNVAAAFAESDPKNSEYYIENAKIYKNKLFKLHQKIERELSDIDKRSLVFSGHMVFGYFAKRYNLTFLTPYRSFSPDAEPTPKRMAELITTIKKRGDSYIYFEELIDPKSAKLIASETQTKILLLHGAHNLSKEEFKSGKGYIDIMEDNLKNLKRGLKNE
- a CDS encoding metal ABC transporter ATP-binding protein, which encodes MNDVIISVDKLNIAYNGVRILENISFDVTAGDYIGIVGPNGSGKTTLVKTMVGILKNTVGSVKYHNISPGEIGYLPQKSFKVDKTFPGKVREVIASGLLGKKRFPRYLSKEEWKGVDELLKKLKIEKLADKSIGNLSGGQQQRVLLARALVSKPRILFLDEPTSALDPKVRNEFYELLKEINSRDKVTILFVSHDVGGIGKHTSKMLYLDRSLVFYGNYDEFCQSDKMTSYFGLISQHQFCWRHTHDH
- a CDS encoding metal ABC transporter permease, coding for MIINEIIQALSFSFIKRAILSGIFISLSCSFLGPFLVLKNLSLIGDGLAHVAFATVALGIMFSISPILVSVPLVILASFLILKLNEKANIDGDAAIGLVSSLAVSLGVLIASLSKGFNVDLFSFLFGNILIITRGEIIMSGILCVTVVTGVILFYPDLFTITYDEEFALSQGLNVRLLNQLLIILTSVTIALGIRIVGTMLISSLIIFPAVTALQVAKGFKSTLAFSALFSSTSVILGIFTSYILDIPTGATIVIINSIYFIGAFVFKKIILKR
- a CDS encoding efflux RND transporter periplasmic adaptor subunit, with translation MIKKTITLIMLTLFAACGEKAQDEAPPKEIKPVKTALIKNIEMYKRVVDNSDIEPISQVEQITEKGGEIIKIDFDNGDRVEKGQVILTIKNETVSSRYFRAKADMENKKSQMEKTVKFAKDEILKSYEEAKSAYISAKGDLAAAEKSFNEKKTTFAGNEELYKERLISEKEYREIISSFEQAKVRYESLKNGGVREKEASYLLYKKYKEDESWKYEISMAKSDYQLALAEFNAAKNDYDDLSVKAKISGVVTDMDLDLYQYIDEKKFLFSIIDDNLMKVEMGVPGEDISDIAIGKKIGVFIPDISKVIEGKVYEINPSANPATKKFTVKISLDNSDGFLKKGMYSEVRLESNPKNVPVVPKEAVMIKDLVSYIAIADNSEAKVVQIKTGMESDSFYEVISSEVSSGDKVIIQGQYLLENGDSIKEVE